One Anaerolineae bacterium DNA segment encodes these proteins:
- a CDS encoding response regulator produces MAKIVIAEDERDIRELVTFTLQFAGHQVVATSNGEEAVEAVLRERPDLVIMDVRMPRMTGYEASRRLKTMPETKDIPVVFLSAKGQEAEVREGYEAGAVAYILKPFSPDELIQQVAEILGQLGKT; encoded by the coding sequence ATGGCGAAAATCGTGATCGCTGAGGACGAACGCGACATCCGCGAGTTGGTGACCTTTACCCTGCAGTTTGCCGGGCATCAGGTGGTGGCCACCAGCAACGGCGAGGAGGCCGTCGAGGCGGTGCTGCGGGAACGCCCCGATTTGGTCATCATGGATGTGCGCATGCCGCGCATGACGGGCTACGAAGCCAGCCGCCGCCTCAAGACCATGCCGGAAACCAAAGATATTCCGGTGGTTTTCCTCTCGGCCAAAGGTCAGGAAGCCGAAGTGCGAGAGGGCTACGAGGCAGGGGCGGTGGCGTACATCCTCAAGCCGTTCTCGCCCGACGAATTGATCCAACAGGTGGCCGAGATTCTGGGCCAGTTGGGCAAAACATAG
- a CDS encoding alpha/beta hydrolase, with translation MSAILIEDGVVHYEVLGRGRPVLLLHGWVGSWRYWIPSMQHAAMRFRAYALDFWGFGDTDHLSERYTVNAQVTLVAQFLDKLGIGRIALVGHGLGALVGMFFARRWPERVERLMAIGLPESYEAISARLQREDLKTLSDWLLTPTPSTEAARMEAPKADPQAIVASLKALRTMDVAGAFANLQVPTLLVYGLKDPLIRLPERLSPEQLPEHVHVIPFEASGHFPMLDEGSKFHRLLFDFLTLAPGESPRKLQLKEEWKRRVR, from the coding sequence ATGAGCGCTATTCTGATCGAAGACGGTGTGGTGCATTATGAGGTGTTGGGCCGGGGCCGGCCGGTGCTGCTGTTGCACGGCTGGGTGGGCTCGTGGCGGTATTGGATCCCCTCGATGCAACATGCGGCCATGCGGTTCCGGGCGTATGCCCTGGATTTTTGGGGCTTCGGTGACACCGACCACCTGTCCGAGCGCTACACCGTCAACGCGCAGGTCACCCTGGTGGCCCAATTCCTGGACAAACTGGGTATCGGGCGCATCGCCCTGGTGGGGCATGGTTTGGGCGCGCTGGTGGGCATGTTTTTCGCCCGGCGATGGCCGGAGCGGGTCGAGCGCCTGATGGCCATCGGCCTGCCGGAATCCTACGAGGCCATCTCCGCGCGCCTGCAGCGCGAGGACCTGAAAACGCTGTCCGACTGGCTGCTGACCCCCACTCCCAGCACCGAAGCCGCCCGAATGGAGGCCCCCAAAGCCGACCCTCAGGCCATCGTGGCCTCTTTAAAAGCCCTGCGCACCATGGATGTGGCCGGAGCCTTCGCCAATTTGCAGGTGCCCACCCTGCTGGTTTACGGCTTGAAGGACCCCCTCATTCGTTTGCCTGAGCGCCTCTCGCCGGAGCAGTTGCCCGAGCATGTGCATGTGATTCCCTTTGAGGCTTCGGGCCATTTCCCCATGCTGGACGAGGGAAGCAAGTTTCATCGCCTGTTGTTCGACTTCCTCACCCTGGCCCCTGGGGAAAGTCCCCGCAAATTGCAACTCAAAGAAGAATGGAAACGCCGCGTTCGTTGA
- a CDS encoding esterase family protein — translation MFLAACGMQVAEPVLPPAPTPAAEPYPSVTPWFAPLLPLAPSPTPSPTPLTCWTAGGRIEKHRLNPPEDVWSLDFRVYLPPCYDAQPERAYPVLYLIHGQNFTDEQWDRLGVDETLDRLIPTGQLPPFLVVMPRDQGWDQPEEDGFDEAFLHTLMAWVESHYRTLPQRKYRAIGGLSRGAAWALHIGLTHWALFGAIGGHSPPVFWRDGPYVAAWLDAIPQGQWPRIWLDVGDMDRQEILESARWLESLLTARGIPHEWHLYTGRHDEAYWSARVEEYLLWYAAPWQEGSLPEGAMTP, via the coding sequence TTGTTCCTGGCCGCTTGCGGGATGCAGGTGGCCGAGCCTGTTTTACCCCCGGCCCCTACCCCCGCCGCCGAGCCTTACCCCTCGGTCACCCCATGGTTTGCGCCTCTGCTTCCCCTGGCGCCATCTCCCACACCCAGCCCCACGCCGCTCACCTGCTGGACCGCGGGGGGACGCATCGAGAAGCATCGTCTGAATCCCCCGGAGGATGTCTGGTCGTTGGATTTTCGGGTGTATCTGCCCCCCTGTTACGACGCCCAACCCGAACGGGCCTACCCCGTCCTTTACCTGATCCACGGGCAGAACTTCACCGACGAGCAATGGGACCGCCTGGGCGTGGACGAGACGCTGGATCGGCTCATCCCCACGGGGCAACTGCCCCCGTTTCTGGTGGTCATGCCCCGGGATCAGGGATGGGATCAGCCCGAAGAGGATGGCTTCGACGAGGCCTTTCTGCACACTCTGATGGCGTGGGTCGAGAGCCACTATCGCACCTTGCCCCAGCGGAAGTACCGCGCCATCGGTGGGCTTTCGCGGGGGGCGGCCTGGGCCTTGCACATCGGCCTGACCCATTGGGCGTTGTTCGGCGCCATCGGCGGCCATAGCCCGCCCGTGTTCTGGCGCGACGGCCCGTATGTGGCCGCCTGGCTGGATGCCATTCCGCAGGGCCAGTGGCCGCGCATCTGGCTGGATGTGGGTGACATGGACCGACAGGAAATCCTCGAATCGGCCCGTTGGTTGGAATCGCTGCTCACGGCCCGGGGCATCCCCCACGAGTGGCACCTTTACACCGGGCGTCACGATGAGGCGTACTGGTCGGCCCGTGTGGAGGAGTACCTTTTGTGGTATGCTGCTCCCTGGCAGGAGGGATCCCTTCCCGAGGGCGCGATGACGCCGTAG